GTTACGATTAATTTGCCTAACGATGCTACCGAAGAGTTGGTTGGTGCTTTGTATTTAAAAGCATGGGAAGTGGGTTGTAAAGGAGTGACAGTTTATAGAGATGGTTCGCGTTCAGGTGTGTTAATTGCTAATGAAGAGAAAGAAGATAAGCAGCAGGAATCGTTGACATCATTTCCTATCAAGCGTCCACAAAGTTTGGAGGCTGATGTCGTTCGTTTTCAGAATAGCAAAGAAAAATGGATTGCCTTTATAGGGTTAATTGATGGTAGACCATATGAAATTTTTACAGGTTTGGCCGATGATGAGGATGGTATTCTACTACCGCGTTGGGTGAATGAAGGTGTTATCATCAAAAACAGAAATGAAGATGGAACCTCGCGTTACGATTTTCAATATAAAAATATTAGAGGTTATAAAACCACTATAGAAGGCTTGTCTCATAAGTTCGACCCAGAGTTTTGGAATTATGCCAAATTAATCTCAAGTACGCTTCGTCATGGGATGCCAATCGATAAAATAGTTGATTTAATTAATAGTCTGCAGCTAGATACAGCATCTATAAACACTTGGAAAAATGGTGTGGGGCGTGCGTTGAAGCGCTATGTGGAAGATGGAACACAGGCCAAAGGACATGTGTGCGATAGTTGTAAGTCTGAAAACTTAATATACCAAGAAGGCTGCTTAACCTGTAAAGATTGTGGGTCTTCTAAGTGTGGATAGTAAGTTTTGGAATTAGTAAAAATAGGAAGTTGATTTTAGAATTGACTTCCTATTTTTTATTTAATTCAAAGTGCCAGCGGATAAGTATTTGTAATCTTCTAATTCTTTTAAATCATTAATTAGTTTTGTACAGCCGTTTTTTATTAAGTAAATAGAGTCTGAAATATCAACGATATGGTTATACATATGGTCGGTAATTATTATAGCTTTTTTATTTTTTTCTTCTTCAATAAGTGTTTTTATTTTTTCAATATGTAATGGTGATAAATGTGAAAAAGGCTCATCCAATAAAATGATTTTCTTATTGCTTTTTAAGACTATATAAGTTTCTATTAATCTGCGTTCTCCTCCAGATAGTCTATTGAAATGAATGTTTTTGTTTAGATGAAACATTTCAAAAGCGTTAACAAATCCTGCCCAAGGAATATTAAATAATTTGAAAGCAGTCTTCAATTTAACATTGTTTGGTATAAAATGATGCTGAGGTAAATAGGTAACTTGATTTGTTAGGTATAATGGTTTTAATATGGGTTTATTGTCTATTCTAACTAGTTTGTATTTTGATTTTAACGAACCAAAAATAATTTTTAAAAAACAGCTTTTGCCACTGCCATTGCTTCCTAAAATACCAGTGATTTTTCCTGTTTCAGATTTCAAATAAACACCACTTAAAATACATTTATCTTTAAAATAAAGTTCAATGTTGTCTATTTCTATTATCATACAAACTCCTTAAAGATTAGCAAAAATGGAATGCTTAGTATGGCATCAATACAAAATAATAATGCGAATAATTTAATTGATGAAATTCCCATGTTATGGTAGAAAACTAATTTTCGTTTTATAGTATTTTCATTAGTTAAATACCAAATTAAAATAAGCATCAATAATTTAACAAAAAGCACTGGAATAATGTCATAATCCATAAAAGAAAGGAGGGTGTTAATCCCAAATGACCATATAATAAAGGGTCTGTAAAAAATGAATAATGAAAATAATTGCTGCATGATATTAGTAGTAACGTTAAAAGTTATAAATTATTCTGAAATTATATTGAATTGAAATAAACCTGGCTGTTAAAAATTCATAATTTATCGTATTTTTGCTCCACAATTTAAAAGGTAGATGTTAGACAAATTACAAATAGTAAAGCAACGTTTTGATGAGGTGAGCGATTTGATTATCCAACCAGATATCATGACCGACCAAAAACGATACATTGCATTAAATAAAGAATATAAAGATCTTAAACTTCTTATTGATAAACGAGAGGAATACATTGAAGTTACTAATAATTTAGCTGAAGCTGAAGATATTATTTCTGAAGGAGGGGATGCTGAAATGGTTGAAATGGCTAAAATGCAGTATGAAGAAGCCAAAGATCGAATTCCTAAGTTGGAAGACGAAATCAAAGTTCTTTTAATACCTAAAGATCCCGAAGATACTAAAAATGCTGTAGTGGAATTACGTGCAGGAACTGGTGGTGATGAAGCGAGTATTTTTGCCGGCGATTTATTTAGAATGTACAGCAAATACTGTGAAAGTAAAGGTTGGAAGGTTGATACAGTAGATTTTAGTGAAGGAACAAACGGTGGTTTTAAAGAAATCCAGTTTGAAGTTACTGGTGAAGATGTGTACGGTACTTTAAAATTTGAAGCAGGCGTACACCGCGTACAACGTGTGCCGCAAACGGAAACACAAGGACGCGTGCATACTAGTGCAGCAACGGTTATGGTGTTTCCAGAAGCGGAAGAATTCGATGTAGAAATAAATCCAAAAGAAGTTAGAATCGATTTTTTCTGTTCTTCAGGTCCTGGTGGTCAGTCTGTAAATACTACTTATTCAGCAGTGCGTTTAACGCATATTCCAACGGGATTAGTGGCACAATGTCAAGATCAAAAATCGCAACATAAAAATAAGGAAAAAGCATTTAAAGTATTGCGTTCTCGACTTTATGAAATGGAATTGGCTAAGAAAAATGAAGCCGATGCAGCAAAACGCGGTTCGATGGTAACATCTGGAGACAGAAGTGCTAAAATTAGAACGTATAATTACTCACAAGGGCGGGTAACCGATCATAGAATTGGTTTAACGTTATACGACTTGTCAAATATCGTAAATGGCGACATACAAAGAATTATTGATGAATTACAATTAGCTGAAAACACTGAAAAGTTAAAGGCGAATAGTGATTTGATTTAATCCCTATCAGACTCTTTCCCAAAGGGAAAGACACTCTTGTATTATAAAAAACGTTTAAAATAAATTAAAATAGTGATTTTGTATTTAAATCTTTAGGGTTTGAGGTATGATTAATCACATAACAGTTTCCTCTTTTGGAGGATTGAGGAATGACAACAAACCAACTTATCTCGGAAATCAAAAAAAAACAATCCTTTCTATGCATTGGGTTAGATGTCGATTTAAATAAAATACCACAGCATCTTTTAAAAGAAGAAGACCCTATTTTTGCTTTTAATAAAGCAATCATAGATGCAACACATCATTTATGTGTTGCCTATAAACCAAACACCGCCTTTTACGAAGCCTATGGTTTAAAAGGTTGGAAAGCTTTAGAAAAAACGATCCGTTATATAAACAAAAACCATCCAGAAATTTTCACGATAGCCGACGCTAAACGTGGTGATATAGGGAATACTAGTACCATGTATGCGAAAGCTTTTTTTGAAGATTTAGCATTTGATTCGGTTACTGTAGCACCGTATATGGGGAAAGATTCTGTCGAGCCTTTTTTAGCTTTTGAAGACAAACATACCATTCTATTGGCATTAACCTCAAACGAAGGCGCTTTCGATTTTCAAACGAAAACAGTAGATGGGAAAGAGTTATATAAACAGGTGTTAGAAACTTCAAAAACTTGGAAAAACTCTAAAAACTTAATGTATGTTGTAGGGGCTACAAAAGCAGAATATTTAGCAGATATTAGAAATATTATTCCTGATAGTTTTTTATTGGTTCCAGGAGTTGGTGCACAAGGGGGTAATTTACAAGAGGTTTGCAAATATGGAATGAATGCCCAAGTTGGTTTGCTAATCAATTCTTCAAGAGGCATTATTTATGCTTCCAAGAATGAAGATTTTGCACAAGTTGCAGTCACCAAAGCCTTAGAACTTCAGCGTGAAATGCAAGTTATTTTATCTAAATAGTAATTATCCGTTTACAGTTTGTGAGTAGTCTACCTTATGGATGTCTTCCACAAAGTTCGAAATTATTTTTTCAATTTCTTTTAAACTCATTAACTTATTTAAGTTGGGTTTAATTTTGCCAACTTTACAAAAATGTGGACTCATAGCTTCTTTTTTGTATAAATTACGGAAGTTTGTCAGTTTTGGATGTGACTAAAAAGTTAAAGAATTAATAAAAAAAAGAAGAAATTAAAATTTCACTTGATTTCTTGAAAAATACCGGAGTGTATTTAGTTTGTTAAGTAAACGCATAGCTCGAAATTCTGCAACATCGCTAAGCTCTGAATCTGTTTGACGGAAATTATATGCTTGTTCCATCAGCTCTTTATATTGCTCATCGAGTTTTTTTTGACGATTTGTTATGATATCATTAGCGCTCATATATACGTCTGATTAACAGATAACTAAATATACATTTTTTATTCAGAAATGTGATGATATATTTAATTTATTTTTCAAACACTAAAAAAAAATGAGTAAATAAGTCTATTTTTAGTCTTGTAGAGCAAATACTTTTTTCAATAAATCTGTAGTTCTAGACGATAAATTGTTACGAATTTCTTTTTCTTCAACGGCAATCATTGTGTAAACACCTTTTAAGGCTTCACCAGTAACATAATCTGTTAAATCAGGATTTACATCAGAAGTAAAAGGAATGCTGTTATATTTATTTATAAGATTACTCCAAATTTCATCAGCTCCCACTTTACTAAATGAATTTTTTATTACAGGATTGAATTTAGCATATAATGCAGTTTGGGTTTTACCGTTTAGATATTGGGTTGCTGCATCATCGCTACCAATTAATATGTTTTTTGCATCTGCAAATGTGATGCCCTTAACAGCGTCAATAAATATTGGAGTAGCTTCTTTTACAGCATCTTCGGCAGCTCTATTAAGTGCTTTTAAACCTTCATCTGCTAATTTGCTTAAACCAATATCTCTAAGACCTTTATCTACTTTCTGTAATTCTTCGGGTAATAAAATTTTAACCAGATTGTTTTTATAAAATCCATCGGTTTGCGTTAATTTTGCAACTTGTTTTTCAATTCCAAAATCTAAGGCTTGTCTTAAACCTGCAGCAATTTCATCATTTCCAAGACCAACTCCTTGTGGTAATTGATTAACAACTTGTTGTAATTCTGCACAGGCAGTAAGATTTAAAACTAAAAGGAATAATGAAATTTTACGAATCATGGTTTTTGAATTTGAGGTTCTTAAGATGGTAAATATAAGTAATTAAGAGAAAATAATAGTTTTATTATTATAAACCATTACTTTTCTATTGGTATGTAGTTTAATGGCATTAGCCAATACTATTTTTTCTAAATCGCGTCCTTTGGCAATTAAATCTTCGATAGAATGTGAATGAGACACACGGGTAACACCTTGGTCTATAATGGGGCCAGCATCTAGTTCTTCGGTGACATAATGACTCGTAGCTCCAATAATTTTTACGCCGCGTTTAAATGCCGAGTGGTATGGTTTGGCACCCACAAATGCAGGTAAAAACGAATGGTGTATGTTAATTATTTTGTTAGGATACTTGGTAATTAATTTTTCAGAAATAATTTGCATGTACCTTGCTAAAACAATAAAATCAATTTTATATTTTTCTAATAGTGCCAATTGTTGTTGTTCAGCTTCTTGCTTGGTGTCTTTGGTTACAGGAATGTGATAAAACGGAATTTTAAAACTATCTGCAATTGGTTTTAAATCTAAATGATTACTAACTATAAAAGGTATTTCTAAATTAAGTTCACCAGAATTGTAACGCCCTAATAAATCGTATAAGCAGTGGTCGTATTTAGAAATAAACAAGGCCATTTTAGGTTTTCTAGCCGACGAATAAATACGCCATTTCATTCCAAATTTTCCAGCTAAATTGTTTTTAAATGCTTCTTTAAATTTATCGGCGGTAAAAGATTCATGAATAAATTCGCTTTCTAAACGCATAAAAAAAATATTTTGCTCTCTATCAACATGTTGGTCTATATACACAATATTACCTTGTTTTTCAGCAACAAAATTGGTTACAGAAGCAATAATATTTGGACGGTCTTTACAATGAATTAGAATAGTAATCTTTTGCATTTAATTAAAATGATTTAAGTTCAAAATTAACTTAAAAATTAGATACGTATCAGGTGTGATTATAATTTTAGATAATCGTTTGTAAATGCTTGATTTTTTTGAATATTTCGTAAATTTGAGCTATGTATACTAATATATTTTCAAAATGATGTCAATAGAACCTTATAAACCAAAACATAAAGTTAGAATTGTGACTGCGGCATCCTTGTTTGATGGACATGATGCTTCTATAAATATCATGCGTCGTATTATTCAGGCAACTGGAGTAGAAGTGATTCACTTAGGGCACGACAGAAGTGTGGAGGAAGTAGTAAATACCGCCATTCAAGAAGATGTAAATGCGATTTGTTTGACTTCGTATCAAGGTGGACACAATGAGTATTTTAGATATATGTTCGATTTGTTGAAGGAAAAAGGGGCAGAACATATAAAGATTTTTGGCGGCGGCGGCGGCGTTATTTTACCATCTGAAATTAAAGAGTTGATGGATTATGGGATTACCCGTATTTATTCACCAGACGATGGTAGAGGAATGGGGTTACAAGGTATGATAAATGATTTGGTTGAAAAATCGGATTATCCCACTCCAGATTTCCCTAAAGATGAAAATGTTTTGCAATCCCTTAAAAACAAGAATGTAAATACTATTGCTCGATTAATTTCATTTGCAGAAAATAGACATGATGAATTTGAAAAAAGCTTTTCCCCTTTAGTGAAAACGGGAAAGGGGGATGTACTAGGAATTACAGGAACTGGTGGTGCTGGAAAATCAAGTTTGGTAGATGAGTTAGTGCGTCGTTTTTTAATTGACTTTCCTGAAAAAACAATCGGAATTATTTCGGTAGATCCCTCAAAACGAAAAACAGGGGGAGCACTCTTGGGTGATAGAATTCGCATGAATGCTATTAATAATTCGCGAGTTTATATGCGTAGTTTAGCAACTCGTCAATCAAATTTAGCGCTTTCAAAATATGTGCATGAGGCTATTGAAGTGTTGAAAGCTGCGGAATACGATTTAATTATTTTAGAAACATCAGGAATCGGACAGTCGGATACCGAAATTATAGAACATAGCGATGTATCATTATATGTGATGACACCAGAATTTGGTGCTGCAACCCAATTGGAAAAAATTGATATGCTCGATTTTGCCGATTTGGTAGCCATAAATAAATTTGACAAAAGAGGATCTTTAGATGCGTTGCGTGATGTGAAAAAGCAGTACATGCGCAATAATAATCTTTGGGATGCCCCTCAAGAGCAACTGCCAGTTTTTGGAACTATAGCTTCACAATTTAACGACCCTGGTATGAATACGCTTTACAAGGCAGTTATTGATAAGTTAGTTGAAAAAGCTTCGGCAGATTTAGAATCAACATTCACTATTTCAGATGAAATTAGTGAGAAGATTTTTGTTATTCCGCTAGCAAGAATTCGTTATTTATCTGAAATAGCAGAGAATAACCGAGCGTATGATGCTAAAGCTAACAAACAAGTTGAAGTGGCTCAAAAACTCTTTGGTATTTATAAAACTATTGAATCTGTTTTAAACGTCATTGCGAGTGTAACGAAGCGATCTTTTCTTGATAAGTACGGCATTAATAATGATGAGATTCTAATCTATTCAACTGCCGAAAACAAAGAGTTTATTAAATTATTAGTATCAGAATTCGATCGTGTCAAACGAAACCTTGATCCTTATAATTGGGATATTATAACGAGTTGGGAAGACAAGATAAATAGGTATAAGAACCCTGTGTACAACTTTAAAGTTCGTGATAAAGACATAGACATTAAAACACATTCAGAGTCACTTTCTCATTTACAAATTCCAAAAGTAGTCCTACCTAAATATCAAGCTTGGGGTGATGTTTTAAAATGGGTACTACAAGAAAATGTGCCAGGGGAATTCCCTTACACATCAGGATTGTATCCTTTTAAAAGAACAGGTGAAGACCCAGCACGTATGTTTGCAGGCGAAGGCAGTCCCGAGCGCACCAATAAACGATTTCATTATGTAAGTGCAGGTTTACCAGCAAAACGTTTGTCTACCGCTTTTGATAGCGTGACGCTTTATGGAAACGATCCTGATTTACGTCCGGATATCTATGGAAAAATTGGTAATGCAGGGGTAAGTATTTGTTGTTTAGACGATGCTAAAAAATTGTATTCGGGTTTTAATTTGTTTGATGTTATGACGTCGGTGAGTATGACCATCAACGGACCTGCTCCCATGCTTTTAGGGTATTTTATGAATACAGCTATAGATCAACAATGTGAAATTTATATAAGGGAAAATAATTTAGAAAAAGAAGTTGAAGATAAAATAACAAAACTTTATAAAGGTAAAAAGCGACCCAAATACAATGGAAAATTACCAGAAGGAAATAATGGTTTGGGTTTGATGCTTATAGGTGTTACTGGTGATCAAGTGTTACCTGCTAAGGTATACCACAATATAAAAACAAAAACCATAGCCCAAGTTCGTGGAACTGTACAAGCTGATATTCTAAAAGAAGACCAAGCGCAAAACACCTGTATATTTTCAACAGAATTTGCACTGCGTTTAATGGGCGATGTTCAGGAGTATTTTATTGAAAATAATGTGCGTAATTTTTATTCGGTGTCTATTTCGGGCTATCATATTGCTGAAGCGGGTGCAAATCCTATCACGCAATTGGCTTTAACCTTATCGAATGGGTTCACTTATGTGGAATATTATTTAAGCCGAGGCATGGATATTAATAAATTTGGCCCCAATTTATCTTTCTTTTTCTCAAATGGCATTGATCCTGAGTATGCTGTTATTGGTCGTGTAGCCCGCAAAATTTGGGCAAAAGCTATGAAGTTTAAATATCAGGCAAACGAACGAGCTCAAATGCTTAAATATCATATTCAAACATCTGGTAGGAGTTTGCATGCTCAGGAAATCGATTTTAATGATATTCGCACTACACTACAAGCACTATATGCTATATACGATAATTGTAATTCACTACATACCAATGCTTACGATGAGGCGATTACGACGCCAACCGAAGAGTCGGTGCGCCGGGCTATGGCAATTCAGCTAATTATAAATAAGGAATTAGGATTGGCTAAAAATGAAAACCCAATTCAAGGTTCGTTTATTATTGAAGAATTAACCGATTTGGTAGAAGAAGCAGTGCTTTTAGAATTCGATAGAATTACCGAACGCGGCGGTGTTTTAGGTGCTATGGAAACCATGTACCAACGTAGTAAAATACAAGAAGAAAGTTTGTATTATGAAACCATGAAACACAATGGTGCTTTCCCTATAATTGGTGTAAATACCTTTTTAAGCAGTAAAGGTTCTCCAACAGTATTACCTACGGAAGTTATTAGAGCTACAGAAGAAGAAAAACAGTTTCAAATAAAAACATTGGAAAATCTTCATGAAGCACATGATACCACATTACTTTTGAAAGACCTTCAGCAAAAAGCAATTCATAATGAAAATATTTTTAAAGCTTTAATGGAAGTTTGTAAAGTTTGTTCATTAGGGCAAATCACGAATGCCCTATTTGAAGTAGGGGGGCAGTATCGGAGAAATATGTAAACAAAAATAACCTGTCTCGAATTTTTTTAGAAATATTTTTAGGTAATCACTTTGAGAAAAAGAAACTTTTTTGCAGAAAATGCATCTTTTTAAATGTTTGTACGTCTATTATATGAACTTTAAAAACATATATATTATGAAAAATAAAAAATGCACTTGTATTTGCGAAAGCTGTAAAAACGGTCAATGTAAAAATTGTACATGTGAAAACTGTACATGCAGTGATTGTAACTGTTAAGTTTAATTTAATTTAAAGATAAACAGTGTTTATTTTAGTAAATTTATGCTAAAGTAAACACTGTTTTTATAATTGTAGTTATGCAAACTCAAGACATTTGGAAAACGTATTCAAACGATATCAAACACTTTATATTTAGTAAGGTGAAAGATGCCGTTGTAACAGATGATTTGCTTCAAGAAACTTTTATAAAAGTACACACCAAGTTAGATACTTTAAAAGATGAAGATAAATTAAAGTCGTGGTTGTTTGCAATTGCTAGATATACAGTTCTGGATTATTTTAGAAACAATAATATAACCTATGAAGTTACAGAAGTAGATATGACTTTTGATGACCAAAAGTTAGATCATACCAAAGAAGATTGTCTAAGAGGTATTATTAAAAGTTTACCTAAAAAATATAGAGCACCTTTGTTTTTATCGGATATTAAAGGAATAAAACAAGCTCACATATCAGAACAATTACAATTGCCGTTGCCTACTATAAAATCTCAAATACAACGCGGTAGAAAATTAATAACCCAAGGCTTTATAGATTGCTGCGATTTTAAAGTGAATGATGCAGGTTATCTTATTGGAGAGATTAAAGATAAAGAGGATTGTAAAATGTGTCATTAGTAATTTAATTCTATTAAATTAAGCCACAAATACAGGTTTTTCTAATTCAATAATTAATGCGATGAACAAACTTTTTTAATAGAGTTTTTCATCGTTTTTTTTTGCAAATTAAAACCACTTATAGACGTATGTAAACCCTTGAGCTAATATTTTTTAATAAATTTTTTGCTTGTCAATTCCCATTGTAATTTTACCATGTTTAAGTTAATTATTAAACACAGTTTACCCAAATAATTAAAATTAATTATCCATGAAAACAACACTTAAATACAAATTCCAACGACAATCTGAAAATCATTTAGATTGGTTAATAAACTTTATTAAATCTGAAAGATGTTTTGAAATAGAAGCGACTTTAATAAACAATAATAGCGCACTATTCTTAGATTAAAAAACAAGACTCTCACTTGTTTTTTAGAATCCTTGTATTAAAATACAGGGATTTTTTTTGTTTTATTATAAGCAGTAGTGTACTATTAATCTATTAATTATAAAGTTAACATCCAACTACGTTGTAATTGTTTAAACTTTTTTAATTCGCTCCGTAAAATAGGTAAGAAATCTTTTCCGTTGCTGTTAGAATGCTCCAAACGATACGAATTTTTATAAAGCATGTTTGTAAGTCGTCTTAAAGACGCAATGTGTTTGTGCTTTCTATCAGTATAGCGTTCCAATTCTGCATTAACAATCTCTGGAGCTAATGATACAGATTGCTGAACAATATCGCCAGAAAAATAAATATGAGTATCTTCAGAACCATCTTTTTTTAAAGAAGACAAATCATGATTTAAATACATATAAATGCTTTGAGATAAGGCAAATATCTCAATAGCTTTTTTATATATCGGTAATTCCGATAGGTTTGATGGGGTATTAGATAACATATTCTTTTTTTCTTAGCAACTGTACCAAAATTACTCACAAGTATTCATAAACTACTTTTTATTTTAAAGTAAATGAGTATATTTACTTTAAATTTTAATTTATTACAACCAATTATCTTTTAATATGAATTTAGATGCACTTAATTGGAAGATTTTGAAGTGTTTGCAAGAAAATGCACGACTATCTAATGCCGAAATAGGTAGGCAAGTGGGTATTAGTTCGCCAGCGGTTTCAGAACGTATAAAAAGAATGGAAGATGGAGGAATTATATTGGGGTACAAGACCGTAGTGTCTCCATTAGATATGGGGTATCAATTAAAAGCCATTATAACCTTGCATGCATTTATTGGTAAGTTGAAACCTTTTTTAGAGAAAGTTAAAACCTTCGATGAAGTTTTAAATTGCTATAGAATTACTGGCAATGAAAACATCGTTATGGAGGTGCTTTTAAAAAACCAAAAACACTTAGAAACTTTTATAGACCAACTTATTGTTTATGGTGAAACTAAAACACAAATAGTACTATCTCATGTAACACGTTACAAAGAAGTGAAGCCAGTAAAATAAAATTACAACAGTCGTTTTAAGTTTAAATTTCGATTTAAAACAAATAAAATGATGGCGCAAATAAGTGCAATTAGAGATATTATATACCATGTATTATCAAATCCAAGTGCGGCAGTCATTTGTAAACCTGCATTATGTCCAAAAATATGCGCAATAGAAAACGACATGGAATACAATGCCATATACTCTCCTTGATTTCCTTTTTTAGCTCTATTTACTGCAAAAGCATTAGAAAAGGGAAAAGCAATCATTTCACCAATGGTCATTAAAAGCATGCCAACTACTAAAATTCCAGACCAGGTTGTGAAATTTAATATCAGTAAGCTTAAGCCGGTTAAAATAGCACCAAAAAACATCAATCCTAGTTTTGTGTATTTAGTGTTTTCTAGCCACTTGATTAAAGGCATTTCAAATATAAAAATAAGAAAACCATTGAGTCCTAAAATAAGCCCAATTTGAAGCTCGCTAAGTGCATGAACATCTTTGTAGTAAATCGTTATGGTTGAGAAATATTGTAAAAATACGATACCAAACAATACCATGGCTACGAGAAATATCATAAACGCGTAATCACTATATGCCGAAACAGGACTTTTATTTTCAATAGCATCTAAAATTTTTGCTTTTTTAGGATGTAATACTTTAATCATCAATAAAGTAGCAATAATGCATGTAATACCATCAACCCAAAACAAACCAGTGTACCCGAGTGCTATAATTATAAGTCCACCAATGGCTGGTCCCGCTGAAAATCCTAGGTTTATCGCTAAGCGTATCAATGTTAGCGAACGTATTTTGTTTTCAGGTTTACTATAAGCATTTAAAGCCACAAACATAGCGGGTCTAAAAGCATCTGCAACAAGCATTACAATAAAAATACCAATACAAATTGATACAAATGTATTTAAAAATTGTAATACAATAAATAAAAT
The genomic region above belongs to Mariniflexile litorale and contains:
- the purU gene encoding formyltetrahydrofolate deformylase; this encodes MQKITILIHCKDRPNIIASVTNFVAEKQGNIVYIDQHVDREQNIFFMRLESEFIHESFTADKFKEAFKNNLAGKFGMKWRIYSSARKPKMALFISKYDHCLYDLLGRYNSGELNLEIPFIVSNHLDLKPIADSFKIPFYHIPVTKDTKQEAEQQQLALLEKYKIDFIVLARYMQIISEKLITKYPNKIINIHHSFLPAFVGAKPYHSAFKRGVKIIGATSHYVTEELDAGPIIDQGVTRVSHSHSIEDLIAKGRDLEKIVLANAIKLHTNRKVMVYNNKTIIFS
- the pyrF gene encoding orotidine-5'-phosphate decarboxylase, with the translated sequence MTTNQLISEIKKKQSFLCIGLDVDLNKIPQHLLKEEDPIFAFNKAIIDATHHLCVAYKPNTAFYEAYGLKGWKALEKTIRYINKNHPEIFTIADAKRGDIGNTSTMYAKAFFEDLAFDSVTVAPYMGKDSVEPFLAFEDKHTILLALTSNEGAFDFQTKTVDGKELYKQVLETSKTWKNSKNLMYVVGATKAEYLADIRNIIPDSFLLVPGVGAQGGNLQEVCKYGMNAQVGLLINSSRGIIYASKNEDFAQVAVTKALELQREMQVILSK
- a CDS encoding ABC transporter ATP-binding protein, with the translated sequence MIIEIDNIELYFKDKCILSGVYLKSETGKITGILGSNGSGKSCFLKIIFGSLKSKYKLVRIDNKPILKPLYLTNQVTYLPQHHFIPNNVKLKTAFKLFNIPWAGFVNAFEMFHLNKNIHFNRLSGGERRLIETYIVLKSNKKIILLDEPFSHLSPLHIEKIKTLIEEEKNKKAIIITDHMYNHIVDISDSIYLIKNGCTKLINDLKELEDYKYLSAGTLN
- a CDS encoding methylmalonyl-CoA mutase family protein encodes the protein MMSIEPYKPKHKVRIVTAASLFDGHDASINIMRRIIQATGVEVIHLGHDRSVEEVVNTAIQEDVNAICLTSYQGGHNEYFRYMFDLLKEKGAEHIKIFGGGGGVILPSEIKELMDYGITRIYSPDDGRGMGLQGMINDLVEKSDYPTPDFPKDENVLQSLKNKNVNTIARLISFAENRHDEFEKSFSPLVKTGKGDVLGITGTGGAGKSSLVDELVRRFLIDFPEKTIGIISVDPSKRKTGGALLGDRIRMNAINNSRVYMRSLATRQSNLALSKYVHEAIEVLKAAEYDLIILETSGIGQSDTEIIEHSDVSLYVMTPEFGAATQLEKIDMLDFADLVAINKFDKRGSLDALRDVKKQYMRNNNLWDAPQEQLPVFGTIASQFNDPGMNTLYKAVIDKLVEKASADLESTFTISDEISEKIFVIPLARIRYLSEIAENNRAYDAKANKQVEVAQKLFGIYKTIESVLNVIASVTKRSFLDKYGINNDEILIYSTAENKEFIKLLVSEFDRVKRNLDPYNWDIITSWEDKINRYKNPVYNFKVRDKDIDIKTHSESLSHLQIPKVVLPKYQAWGDVLKWVLQENVPGEFPYTSGLYPFKRTGEDPARMFAGEGSPERTNKRFHYVSAGLPAKRLSTAFDSVTLYGNDPDLRPDIYGKIGNAGVSICCLDDAKKLYSGFNLFDVMTSVSMTINGPAPMLLGYFMNTAIDQQCEIYIRENNLEKEVEDKITKLYKGKKRPKYNGKLPEGNNGLGLMLIGVTGDQVLPAKVYHNIKTKTIAQVRGTVQADILKEDQAQNTCIFSTEFALRLMGDVQEYFIENNVRNFYSVSISGYHIAEAGANPITQLALTLSNGFTYVEYYLSRGMDINKFGPNLSFFFSNGIDPEYAVIGRVARKIWAKAMKFKYQANERAQMLKYHIQTSGRSLHAQEIDFNDIRTTLQALYAIYDNCNSLHTNAYDEAITTPTEESVRRAMAIQLIINKELGLAKNENPIQGSFIIEELTDLVEEAVLLEFDRITERGGVLGAMETMYQRSKIQEESLYYETMKHNGAFPIIGVNTFLSSKGSPTVLPTEVIRATEEEKQFQIKTLENLHEAHDTTLLLKDLQQKAIHNENIFKALMEVCKVCSLGQITNALFEVGGQYRRNM
- the prfA gene encoding peptide chain release factor 1 codes for the protein MLDKLQIVKQRFDEVSDLIIQPDIMTDQKRYIALNKEYKDLKLLIDKREEYIEVTNNLAEAEDIISEGGDAEMVEMAKMQYEEAKDRIPKLEDEIKVLLIPKDPEDTKNAVVELRAGTGGDEASIFAGDLFRMYSKYCESKGWKVDTVDFSEGTNGGFKEIQFEVTGEDVYGTLKFEAGVHRVQRVPQTETQGRVHTSAATVMVFPEAEEFDVEINPKEVRIDFFCSSGPGGQSVNTTYSAVRLTHIPTGLVAQCQDQKSQHKNKEKAFKVLRSRLYEMELAKKNEADAAKRGSMVTSGDRSAKIRTYNYSQGRVTDHRIGLTLYDLSNIVNGDIQRIIDELQLAENTEKLKANSDLI
- a CDS encoding DUF4197 domain-containing protein, with product MIRKISLFLLVLNLTACAELQQVVNQLPQGVGLGNDEIAAGLRQALDFGIEKQVAKLTQTDGFYKNNLVKILLPEELQKVDKGLRDIGLSKLADEGLKALNRAAEDAVKEATPIFIDAVKGITFADAKNILIGSDDAATQYLNGKTQTALYAKFNPVIKNSFSKVGADEIWSNLINKYNSIPFTSDVNPDLTDYVTGEALKGVYTMIAVEEKEIRNNLSSRTTDLLKKVFALQD
- a CDS encoding Lacal_2735 family protein; protein product: MSANDIITNRQKKLDEQYKELMEQAYNFRQTDSELSDVAEFRAMRLLNKLNTLRYFSRNQVKF